In Capsicum annuum cultivar UCD-10X-F1 chromosome 11, UCD10Xv1.1, whole genome shotgun sequence, one genomic interval encodes:
- the LOC107851952 gene encoding exocyst complex component EXO70H1 produces MRTGYFSSSRPSSPLHSSTTSTSNSPSHHTSTFSQSLMEDTINDAGATIKKWDLDTSSSTSFNRVANLFRDFREEAQKFLDAVNNLQHAMHFVIKESSSSELLVHAQNLMQIAMTRLQKEMYTILSGNRYFLDSETLSTRSSRRSTRSSVSDDEDHDDEINETTNDEVSTRASEIERVSELVMANLKAIADCMIGAGYGKECVKIYTLNRKSVIDETLYYLGVQKLTSSQIQKMDWEMLEKKTKTWLNAVKIAVSTLLHGEKILCDHVFSASDTIRETCFSEIAKEGAVTLFAFPEMVAKYKQLSLEKMFTVLDLYNSISELWDEIDFIFTSSSLAMVKSQAVSSLLKLGDASRHMLLEFESAIQKDSSKATAGGGVHPLTRYVMNYLVFLSDYSDAFAEIIVDYPLSAQFPLPESYFVSPSRADDDSPSSAISLRLAWLILILLCKLDGKAQHYKEVSLSYLFLANNLNYVVLKVNKSNLKLLLGSDWLSKHITKIKQCMSNYERMGWNKVLTSLQGNSMVEMSLPEAREWFIKFNSGFEEAYRMQSSWAIPDPKLRDEVKISLAKKIISGYRIFYKKYRESMRSGGAKSVVRFAPDDLQNYLSHLFYGAGFSEHGTTSYNSSLPSSLTSTSSSPSHDR; encoded by the coding sequence ATGAGAACTGGCTATTTCTCTTCATCGCGGCCTAGTTCACCTTTACATTCTTCTACTACTTCTACTTCCAATTCGCCTTCGCATCATACAAGTACTTTTTCTCAATCTTTGATGGAGGACACTATTAACGATGCTGGAGCAACCATTAAAAAATGGGATCTTGATACATCCTCTTCTACTTCTTTCAATAGAGTCGCTAATCTATTCAGAGATTTTCGCGAAGAAGCACAAAAATTTCTTGATGCTGTGAACAACTTGCAACATGCTATGCATTTCGTCATCAAAGAAAGTTCTAGCTCCGAACTTCTAGTCCATGCTCAGAATCTCATGCAAATTGCTATGACGAGACTTCAGAAAGAAATGTACACTATCTTATCTGGAAATCGTTATTTCCTAGACTCTGAAACTCTGTCAACTCGATCCTCCAGACGATCAACACGATCCAGTGTTTCTGATGACGAGGATCATGATGATGAAATTAATGAGACAACCAACGACGAGGTTTCAACTCGAGCATCTGAGATTGAGAGGGTTTCTGAACTTGTTATGGCGAACTTAAAAGCCATAGCAGATTGTATGATTGGGGCTGGTTATGGAAAAGAGTGCGTTAAGATTTACACCCTTAATCGAAAATCAGTGATCGATGAGACCTTGTATTATTTAGGTGTCCAAAAGTTAACCTCTTCACAAATTCAGAAAATGGATTGGGAAATGCtggagaagaaaacaaaaacCTGGTTAAATGCTGTGAAAATAGCAGTGAGTACTCTGCTCCACGGAGAAAAAATTCTCTGTGATCATGTGTTTTCGGCTTCGGACACAATCAGAGAAACTTGTTTTTCAGAAATTGCAAAAGAAGGCGCTGTCACTCTCTTTGCATTTCCAGAAATGGTAGCAAAGTATAAGCAATTATCTTTGGAAAAAATGTTCACTGTCCTCGATCTATACAACTCAATCTCCGAGCTGTGGGATGAAATCGACTTCATTTTCACTTCCAGTTCATTGGCGATGGTTAAATCTCAGGCAGTATCGTCCCTGTTGAAACTGGGCGACGCTTCCCGCCATATGCTTTTGGAATTCGAATCAGCAATTCAGAAAGACTCATCAAAAGCAACGGCAGGAGGTGGCGTCCATCCTCTAACTCGCTACGTCATGAATTACCTTGTTTTTCTCTCCGATTACAGCGATGCGTTCGCTGAAATCATCGTTGATTATCCTCTTTCCGCACAATTTCCGTTGCCAGAATCATACTTTGTAAGTCCATCTCGGGCAGATGATGACTCACCATCCTCCGCAATTTCCCTCCGGCTTGCATGGCTAATTCTCATCCTCCTCTGTAAACTTGACGGCAAAGCTCAGCATTATAAGGAAGTTTCGTTATCGTATTTGTTCTTAGCGAACAACTTAAACTACGTCGTATTGAAGGTAAACAAATCGAACCTGAAGCTTCTACTTGGTTCCGATTGGTTATCAAAGCATATAACAAAGATCAAACAGTGCATGTCAAATTACGAGAGGATGGGATGGAACAAAGTGCTGACGTCATTACAAGGAAATTCAATGGTGGAGATGTCTTTGCCGGAAGCAAGAGAATGGTTTATCAAATTCAATTCGGGTTTTGAAGAAGCATACCGAATGCAAAGTTCATGGGCTATACCCGACCCGAAATTACGAGATGAAGTTAAGATATCATTGGCTAAAAAGATTATTTCGGGTTATCGGATATTTTACAAAAAGTATAGGGAATCAATGAGAAGTGGTGGAGCTAAGTCAGTTGTCAGATTTGCCCCTGATGATTTGCAAAATTACTTGTCGCATTTATTTTATGGTGCTGGATTTTCGGAGCATGGAACGACGTCGTATAACTCATCTTTGCCATCATCGTTAACTTCAACATCATCATCTCCGTCACACGATCGTTAG